In Desulfofundulus kuznetsovii DSM 6115, the following are encoded in one genomic region:
- a CDS encoding methyl-accepting chemotaxis protein, translating into MQMSMLVRTCLMFLAVVLLTALVAAIGIIKIREVNGYLAEMNIQMERVISADNMNNLTTRSAVAVRSYLAEPRESYRQEFMQVTEQNGKTAADLAAKARRQENREFGEKIAALNDQYRRAVLEEFFPLAAAGKKDEAARLLAGRLASLEQELTGTTKAYAKKRQEEIQQVEAAARESAAGAQKLLLSLALATLLAALAIGIAFSFWLNGRFKRLIKQVETVASGDLTVEVKVRRRDEMARIAGAFNVMISSLRTLALGIKEKSNLLTDSAQELSAASQQAAASVEGIAGTTSEIVAVAEQAAASSESAAEASRNVEQAALQGNTAVQEAVRKMHGIKETVDKGAHAVRRLGERSDKIGQIVHVIRGIADQTNLLALNAAIEAARAGEHGRGFAVVAEEVRKLAEQSAAATKEIGELIGETQLEMQEAITAMELGAREVDSGVQVVEQAGQALIEILKQIKHNAELVEHVAQGAEQSSRGVQNLAESADQINSIIQQIAAQAQELAKVSEDLQQMIAKLKL; encoded by the coding sequence ATGCAAATGTCCATGCTGGTACGAACCTGCTTGATGTTTCTGGCGGTTGTGCTGCTTACCGCCCTGGTAGCCGCAATAGGAATTATAAAAATAAGAGAGGTCAACGGGTATCTGGCGGAAATGAACATTCAGATGGAGCGGGTTATTTCAGCGGACAATATGAATAACCTGACAACCAGGTCGGCCGTTGCCGTCAGGAGCTACCTTGCCGAGCCACGGGAAAGCTACCGCCAGGAGTTTATGCAGGTGACCGAGCAGAACGGCAAGACCGCAGCCGACCTTGCCGCCAAAGCCAGGCGCCAGGAAAACCGGGAATTTGGAGAGAAAATAGCTGCTCTGAACGATCAATACCGGCGGGCGGTGTTGGAGGAATTCTTCCCCCTGGCCGCTGCGGGGAAAAAGGACGAGGCAGCCCGGCTGCTGGCGGGGCGGCTCGCCAGTTTAGAACAGGAACTGACCGGAACAACGAAGGCTTATGCCAAAAAACGACAGGAGGAAATTCAGCAGGTGGAAGCGGCGGCCAGAGAAAGCGCCGCCGGAGCGCAGAAACTTTTATTGTCCCTGGCTTTAGCCACCCTCCTTGCGGCGCTGGCAATCGGAATAGCCTTTTCCTTCTGGCTGAATGGCAGGTTTAAAAGGCTGATTAAGCAGGTCGAAACGGTGGCAAGCGGAGATTTAACGGTGGAGGTAAAGGTGCGGCGCCGCGACGAAATGGCCAGGATTGCCGGTGCCTTCAACGTCATGATCTCCAGCCTGCGGACGCTGGCGCTGGGGATCAAAGAAAAAAGCAATCTGCTGACCGATTCTGCCCAGGAGCTTTCGGCGGCCAGTCAGCAAGCGGCGGCAAGTGTGGAAGGGATCGCCGGCACCACTTCTGAAATTGTCGCGGTGGCTGAACAGGCGGCGGCCAGTTCAGAAAGTGCGGCAGAAGCCTCCCGGAACGTGGAGCAGGCGGCCCTGCAGGGAAACACAGCGGTGCAGGAAGCGGTGCGGAAAATGCACGGAATCAAGGAGACGGTTGATAAAGGAGCCCATGCCGTGCGCCGGCTGGGAGAGCGTTCGGATAAAATCGGCCAGATTGTGCATGTTATCCGGGGAATTGCCGACCAGACGAATTTGCTGGCTCTAAACGCCGCCATTGAAGCCGCCCGGGCGGGCGAACACGGGCGCGGGTTTGCCGTAGTGGCAGAAGAGGTGCGCAAGCTGGCTGAGCAGTCGGCGGCAGCGACAAAAGAAATCGGCGAACTGATTGGCGAAACCCAGCTGGAGATGCAAGAGGCAATTACGGCGATGGAGCTGGGCGCACGGGAAGTGGACAGCGGCGTTCAGGTCGTGGAACAGGCCGGCCAGGCACTGATCGAGATTCTCAAACAAATCAAGCACAATGCCGAGCTTGTCGAACATGTGGCGCAGGGTGCCGAGCAATCCAGCAGAGGAGTGCAGAATCTGGCGGAATCTGCCGACCAGATCAACAGCATTATCCAGCAAATTGCCGCCCAGGCCCAGGAGCTGGCGAAGGTAAGCGAAGATTTACAACAGATGATTGCGAAACTGAAACTTTAG
- a CDS encoding NAD(P)H-dependent glycerol-3-phosphate dehydrogenase: MKQKVAILGAGSWATALAVLLAGKGTPVEIWSRRADLAARINAEGQNSRYLPGVPIPPNVRVTTDLSGAVKNSRAVIFCVPSHAFREVLRASLPHLPARALLINAAKGIEEDSLLTLSRVFAAEAGEEQTCRYVVLSGPSHAEEVGRGIPTAVVVAGRDMAAAEAAQDLFMTGNFRVYTNPDVTGVELGGALKNIIALGTGIADGLGFGDNTKAALMTRGLAEITRLGLAMGANPLTFAGLAGVGDLIVTCTSMHSRNRRAGIEIGRGKSLSEAVASVQMVVEGVRTTRAAYRLAIRYRVEMPITEQMYRVLFEKVSPREAVVNLMSRGRRREMEEVALAAALWREKTWK; the protein is encoded by the coding sequence GTGAAACAAAAGGTAGCCATTCTGGGAGCCGGCAGCTGGGCCACAGCCCTGGCCGTTTTGCTTGCCGGTAAAGGTACACCTGTGGAAATATGGTCGCGCCGGGCGGATCTGGCCGCCCGGATTAATGCCGAAGGTCAGAACAGCCGTTACCTGCCGGGAGTTCCTATCCCCCCAAATGTGCGTGTGACTACGGATCTTTCCGGAGCGGTAAAAAACTCCCGGGCGGTGATTTTTTGCGTGCCTTCCCATGCTTTCCGGGAAGTCCTGCGCGCCTCACTCCCGCACCTGCCGGCCAGGGCGCTGCTGATCAATGCGGCCAAAGGTATTGAAGAAGACAGCCTCCTTACCCTTTCCCGGGTATTTGCCGCGGAAGCTGGAGAAGAGCAAACCTGCCGTTACGTGGTCCTTTCCGGACCCAGCCACGCCGAAGAAGTGGGGCGGGGGATTCCTACCGCCGTCGTGGTGGCCGGCCGGGATATGGCCGCGGCCGAGGCCGCCCAGGACCTGTTCATGACCGGTAATTTCCGGGTTTATACCAACCCCGATGTGACCGGGGTGGAGCTGGGAGGGGCATTGAAAAACATTATTGCCCTGGGTACGGGTATTGCCGACGGGCTGGGTTTCGGGGACAATACCAAAGCAGCCTTGATGACCCGGGGTCTGGCCGAAATCACCCGCCTGGGGCTGGCCATGGGGGCCAACCCCCTCACCTTTGCCGGTCTGGCCGGGGTGGGAGATTTAATTGTCACCTGCACCAGCATGCACAGCCGCAACCGCCGGGCCGGGATCGAAATCGGCCGGGGGAAGAGCCTTTCCGAAGCGGTGGCCAGTGTGCAGATGGTGGTGGAGGGGGTGCGCACCACCCGGGCGGCCTACCGCCTGGCAATCCGGTACCGGGTGGAAATGCCCATTACCGAGCAGATGTACCGGGTGCTTTTTGAGAAAGTGTCCCCCCGGGAAGCAGTGGTCAACCTGATGAGCAGGGGCCGCCGGCGCGAGATGGAGGAAGTGGCCCTGGCCGCCGCTCTGTGGCGCGAAAAAACCTGGAAATAA
- a CDS encoding LysM peptidoglycan-binding domain-containing protein, translated as MNRLLLYARYFLAVVAALVLLPVGAAAAATHTVSPGESLFLISRAYGTTVDALRRANGLYTDLIYPGQQLYIPVGNEKRSPVTYTVQPGDTLYLIGLRYGVSFQSIKAANGLGSDTIYPGQKLIIPAANSWGTSPAPVSRGVISSGPVNYSRSDFDLLARLITAEADSESYITKVAVGAVVLNRVKSGIFPNTIPGVIYQVDETGSYQFEPVLNGWINRPASEEAKRAALDALNGVDPTNGALYFFESWVPNSWLQSRPVSVILDSFTFTY; from the coding sequence ATGAACAGGCTGTTGCTTTACGCCCGCTACTTTCTGGCAGTTGTGGCGGCACTCGTGTTGCTGCCCGTGGGTGCTGCAGCTGCGGCCACCCATACCGTCAGCCCCGGTGAATCCCTGTTCCTGATCAGCCGCGCCTACGGAACCACCGTGGATGCCCTGCGCCGGGCCAACGGTCTTTACACCGACCTGATTTACCCGGGACAGCAGCTCTACATTCCGGTAGGGAATGAAAAGAGAAGTCCGGTTACATATACCGTACAGCCAGGGGATACCCTTTATCTGATTGGCCTGCGTTATGGCGTGAGCTTTCAATCAATAAAAGCAGCCAACGGTCTTGGAAGTGACACGATCTACCCGGGACAGAAACTGATTATCCCCGCTGCGAATAGTTGGGGGACAAGCCCGGCGCCGGTAAGCCGGGGTGTCATCAGCTCCGGTCCCGTTAATTATAGCCGTTCCGACTTTGACCTTCTGGCACGGTTGATTACCGCTGAAGCCGATTCCGAATCCTACATCACCAAGGTGGCAGTAGGAGCAGTGGTATTGAACCGCGTAAAAAGCGGCATTTTCCCGAATACCATTCCCGGGGTCATTTACCAGGTGGACGAAACTGGATCTTACCAGTTTGAGCCCGTATTAAACGGCTGGATCAACCGTCCGGCCAGCGAGGAAGCCAAACGGGCTGCGCTGGATGCCCTCAACGGGGTTGACCCCACCAACGGCGCCCTTTACTTCTTTGAATCCTGGGTGCCGAACAGCTGGCTGCAATCGCGTCCTGTAAGTGTGATTCTGGACAGCTTTACATTTACTTACTAG
- a CDS encoding LysM peptidoglycan-binding domain-containing protein, whose product MSFLLVCLVPSISWAALKHTVVAGETLYELSRRYGITVEALQAANGLNGHLIYPGQTLIIPGPAKAQPARNTVVTSNNTRAGANRYTVRPGDSLYGIAQRYGVGVQALKQANNLASDLIFPGQVLIIPGGTTRVSPDRQVSRGETDGARAVLAKAVSLLGKPYAYGGSGPGAFDCSGFTSYVFREAAGISLPHNAAAQARLGTRVGRDDLSPGDLVFFSYYGSGGIDHVGIYVGQDRFIHASSSQGVKYSSLNESYYAANYKGATRILR is encoded by the coding sequence TTGAGTTTTTTACTGGTCTGCCTGGTTCCTTCAATTTCATGGGCTGCCCTCAAGCACACGGTGGTGGCCGGTGAAACACTTTACGAACTGAGCCGGCGATATGGAATCACCGTTGAGGCTTTACAGGCGGCCAATGGTTTAAACGGACATCTGATCTACCCTGGTCAGACACTGATTATCCCCGGTCCGGCAAAGGCACAGCCAGCCCGAAACACCGTGGTGACCAGTAATAATACCCGTGCCGGGGCTAACAGGTACACCGTCCGTCCGGGGGATTCACTGTATGGGATCGCACAGCGTTACGGTGTGGGAGTACAGGCGTTAAAGCAGGCAAATAACCTGGCCTCCGACCTGATTTTTCCGGGACAGGTTTTAATCATACCCGGTGGCACTACCCGGGTGTCCCCTGACCGTCAGGTTTCCCGCGGGGAAACAGACGGCGCAAGAGCAGTGCTGGCCAAGGCTGTTTCCCTGTTGGGCAAGCCCTACGCGTACGGGGGCAGTGGCCCTGGAGCATTTGATTGCTCCGGCTTTACTTCTTATGTTTTTCGGGAAGCAGCAGGTATAAGCCTGCCCCACAACGCGGCGGCTCAAGCCCGGCTCGGCACCCGGGTTGGTCGTGATGATTTGTCCCCCGGGGATCTGGTTTTCTTCAGCTATTACGGCAGCGGTGGCATTGACCATGTAGGTATTTATGTGGGCCAGGACCGGTTTATTCATGCTTCTTCCAGTCAAGGGGTAAAGTATTCTTCCCTTAACGAGTCTTACTATGCCGCCAATTATAAGGGAGCAACCAGAATCCTTCGTTAA
- a CDS encoding 2-phosphosulfolactate phosphatase translates to MHIDLLPTAESIVPAELTGCTAVVFDVLRATSTIVTAIAHGCRGVVTVVDTAEAQEVAARLAGENTPVLLAGERGGEKIPGFPHGNSPLEYPPEVVGGKVLVLTTSNGTRALNATIEGTHTVLVGSLLNARAVAQKACRLGRDVTLVCAGTQGKFSLEDTLAAGMVVLEMVEMMDPGWLCSNHQPPSLDLADLAVAALHLALAYRENPRRAFNRSHHGRKLFSMGLAADLDWCASLNTFEVVPVLKAAKKENGYPIIEKC, encoded by the coding sequence ATGCACATCGACCTTCTTCCCACCGCCGAAAGTATAGTTCCGGCCGAACTTACCGGGTGTACTGCGGTGGTCTTTGATGTATTACGGGCCACCAGCACCATTGTCACTGCCATAGCCCACGGCTGCCGCGGCGTGGTTACAGTGGTAGACACGGCTGAGGCTCAAGAGGTGGCAGCCAGGCTGGCCGGGGAAAATACACCGGTACTGCTGGCAGGTGAACGGGGCGGTGAAAAGATCCCCGGCTTTCCCCACGGCAACTCCCCCCTGGAATACCCGCCGGAAGTGGTGGGCGGCAAAGTGCTGGTCCTTACCACCAGCAACGGCACCCGGGCCCTGAATGCCACTATAGAAGGAACCCACACGGTGCTGGTGGGAAGCCTGCTCAATGCCAGGGCTGTAGCTCAAAAGGCCTGCCGCCTGGGCAGGGACGTAACCCTGGTTTGCGCCGGCACGCAGGGGAAGTTTTCTCTAGAAGACACCCTGGCAGCGGGAATGGTAGTGCTGGAGATGGTGGAAATGATGGACCCGGGCTGGCTTTGTTCAAACCACCAGCCGCCTTCACTGGATCTGGCCGACCTCGCCGTAGCTGCCCTGCACCTGGCTCTAGCCTATCGAGAGAACCCCCGCCGGGCTTTTAACCGCTCCCACCACGGGCGCAAGCTTTTTAGTATGGGGCTGGCAGCCGATCTGGACTGGTGCGCTTCCCTGAACACCTTCGAGGTAGTGCCGGTGTTAAAGGCGGCAAAAAAGGAAAATGGCTATCCCATCATTGAGAAGTGTTGA
- the thrB gene encoding homoserine kinase — protein MVRVQVPATTANLGPGFDCLGMALKFYNIVEMVRLSSGLVIEVHGEGVQDIARDESNVVYRAAMYLFKQAGFDPGGLRIRLINHIPVTRGLGSSASAIVGGLVAANILSGNKLSYRELLTMASQLEGHPDNVAPALLGGIVISTTVEGEIRYVKIDPPPGLKVAVAIPDFHLSTRAAREVLPQHVSMADAVFNLGRVALLVAALQQGRLDLLATAMEDRLHQPYRASLVPGMKKVLAAARLAGARGVCLSGAGPSIIALADSNLELIARVMKDTFRESGIMARALVLEPSPVGARALEIKTKPS, from the coding sequence ATGGTCCGTGTGCAGGTACCTGCCACCACGGCCAACCTGGGTCCGGGTTTTGATTGCCTGGGGATGGCTTTGAAGTTTTACAACATAGTAGAAATGGTACGCCTGTCCAGCGGTCTGGTTATTGAAGTGCACGGGGAGGGCGTTCAGGACATTGCCCGGGATGAAAGCAACGTGGTTTACCGGGCAGCCATGTATCTCTTCAAGCAGGCAGGCTTTGATCCCGGGGGCCTGCGCATTCGTTTGATCAATCACATTCCAGTGACTCGGGGGTTGGGCAGCAGTGCCTCGGCCATTGTGGGCGGCCTGGTGGCGGCCAACATTCTTTCCGGAAACAAGCTTTCCTACCGGGAACTGCTCACCATGGCCTCGCAGCTCGAGGGTCATCCCGACAACGTGGCGCCGGCCCTTCTGGGCGGCATTGTTATTTCCACTACGGTGGAAGGGGAGATCCGCTACGTGAAAATAGATCCCCCTCCCGGTCTGAAGGTGGCGGTGGCCATACCCGATTTTCACCTGAGCACCAGGGCTGCCCGGGAGGTGTTGCCCCAGCATGTCAGCATGGCGGATGCCGTTTTTAACCTGGGGCGGGTAGCCCTGCTGGTGGCCGCCCTGCAGCAGGGGAGACTGGACCTGCTGGCCACGGCCATGGAGGACAGGCTCCACCAGCCGTACCGCGCCTCCCTGGTACCCGGAATGAAAAAAGTGCTGGCGGCAGCCCGCCTCGCCGGAGCCCGGGGAGTTTGTTTGAGTGGCGCCGGACCGAGTATAATTGCCCTGGCCGACAGCAATTTGGAGCTTATTGCCCGGGTGATGAAAGATACCTTCCGGGAAAGCGGCATTATGGCCCGGGCCCTGGTTCTGGAGCCCAGCCCGGTTGGTGCCCGGGCCCTGGAAATTAAGACAAAACCTTCGTAG
- a CDS encoding homoserine dehydrogenase, whose product MQQTIKVALLGLGTVGRGVYRILTGNAVNIAHKVGAPVEISRILVRDLTRDRGILLDPALLTDNYQDILDDPEIDIVVEVMGGIHPALDYVMAALKRGKSVVTANKDMIALHGKELFAAAEASGAGLLFEGSVAGGIPIIRPLKQCLAANRIQEIMGIINGTTNYMLSKMTREGVDFDRALREAQAKGYAEADPTADVEGLDAARKLAILASIAFNSRVTLNDVYVEGISKITARDIAYARELNYVIKLLAIAKETSEGIEVRVHPTMIPQNHPLASVNDVFNAIFVRGDAVGDTMFYGRGAGELPTGSAVAADIMDAARHIIHKVPGFIGCTCYEEKPIKPMALTESKFYIRLMVADRPGVLASIAYAFGDKEVSLASVIQKHTDGDRAEIVMVTHRVREQNLQDALHLVECLSPVDRIANCIRVEGE is encoded by the coding sequence TTGCAGCAAACGATAAAAGTAGCGCTTTTAGGCCTGGGAACGGTAGGCCGGGGGGTTTACCGCATTCTTACCGGCAATGCGGTAAACATTGCCCATAAGGTGGGCGCACCTGTGGAAATCTCCCGCATCCTTGTCCGCGATTTAACCAGGGACCGGGGCATCCTGCTGGATCCGGCCCTGCTTACTGATAATTATCAGGATATATTAGATGACCCGGAAATTGACATTGTGGTGGAGGTAATGGGAGGTATCCACCCGGCGCTGGACTATGTCATGGCTGCTCTGAAGCGGGGCAAAAGTGTGGTTACGGCCAACAAGGACATGATTGCCCTGCACGGTAAGGAACTTTTTGCCGCCGCTGAAGCCAGCGGGGCCGGTCTGCTTTTTGAAGGCAGCGTGGCCGGAGGTATCCCCATCATCCGTCCTTTAAAGCAGTGCCTGGCGGCCAACCGCATTCAGGAGATTATGGGCATTATCAACGGTACAACCAATTACATGTTGAGCAAAATGACCCGGGAAGGAGTGGATTTCGACCGGGCACTGCGGGAAGCGCAGGCCAAAGGTTACGCCGAGGCCGATCCCACCGCCGATGTGGAGGGCCTGGATGCGGCGCGCAAGCTGGCCATCCTTGCTTCCATCGCCTTCAATTCACGTGTCACATTAAACGATGTTTATGTGGAAGGCATCAGCAAAATCACGGCCAGGGATATTGCCTATGCCCGGGAGTTGAATTATGTGATCAAGTTGCTGGCCATTGCCAAGGAAACTTCCGAGGGCATCGAAGTGCGGGTGCATCCGACCATGATCCCCCAAAATCACCCCCTGGCTTCAGTTAACGATGTTTTTAATGCCATCTTTGTCCGGGGCGATGCCGTGGGTGACACCATGTTTTACGGCCGGGGCGCGGGGGAATTACCCACTGGAAGCGCCGTTGCGGCGGATATTATGGATGCGGCCCGTCACATTATACATAAGGTACCGGGCTTCATCGGCTGCACCTGTTACGAAGAAAAACCAATCAAGCCCATGGCCCTGACCGAAAGCAAGTTTTACATTCGCCTGATGGTAGCCGACAGGCCGGGAGTACTGGCTTCCATAGCCTATGCCTTTGGGGATAAGGAAGTCAGCCTGGCTTCGGTGATTCAAAAACACACCGATGGTGACAGGGCAGAAATCGTCATGGTAACCCACCGGGTGCGGGAACAAAACCTCCAGGATGCTTTACACCTGGTGGAATGCCTGAGCCCGGTGGACCGGATCGCCAACTGTATTCGGGTAGAAGGTGAGTAG
- the spoIVA gene encoding stage IV sporulation protein A has product MEKVDIFRDIAERTGGDIYLGVSGGVRTGKSTFIKRFAELLMIPNIENPYDRERAKDELPQSGAGRTVMTTEPKFVPNEAVEITISPNLNVKMRLVDCVGYRVEGALGYEDESGPRMVSTPWFDEPIPFQEAAEIGTRKVITDHSTMGVVVTTDGSITDIPRENYVEAEERVIAEFKDINRPFVVLLNSTHPHDPQTVALAEELAEKYDVPVLPVDCLQMGQQDALFILETVLMEFPVNEVNVLLPQWVEELDSGHWLRQKVEESVRETIQNVRRLRDINGAVERLGDYDFVESVSITKMDMGTGVAAIEITSPQELFFQVLSEESGFRISGNHELFRLVKELAVAKREYDKVAQALAEVRETGYGVVTPSLDEMVLEEPQLIRQGSRFGVKLKATAPSIHMIRADIATEITPIIGTERQCEELVRYMLTEFESNPQKIWQSEIFGKSVHDLVREGIQNKLYRMPENARAKLQETIQRIVNEGSGGLICIII; this is encoded by the coding sequence ATGGAAAAAGTGGATATCTTCCGGGATATCGCGGAACGTACCGGCGGCGATATCTATCTGGGCGTGAGTGGCGGCGTCCGCACGGGCAAGTCCACTTTTATCAAGCGTTTTGCCGAGCTGCTGATGATACCAAACATCGAAAATCCCTACGACCGGGAACGGGCCAAGGATGAGCTGCCCCAGAGCGGTGCCGGCAGGACGGTAATGACGACCGAACCCAAATTCGTGCCCAATGAGGCTGTGGAAATTACCATTTCGCCCAACCTCAACGTGAAAATGCGCCTGGTGGACTGCGTGGGTTACCGGGTGGAGGGAGCCCTGGGCTACGAGGATGAAAGCGGACCGCGGATGGTATCAACACCCTGGTTTGACGAACCCATTCCCTTCCAGGAGGCGGCGGAAATCGGCACCCGCAAGGTGATTACGGATCACTCCACTATGGGTGTGGTGGTCACCACTGACGGGAGCATTACCGATATTCCCCGGGAAAACTACGTGGAAGCCGAGGAGAGGGTCATTGCCGAGTTCAAGGACATCAACCGTCCCTTCGTAGTGCTGCTGAACAGCACCCATCCCCACGACCCCCAAACGGTAGCCCTGGCTGAAGAGCTGGCCGAAAAATACGATGTTCCGGTTTTGCCGGTGGATTGCCTGCAGATGGGCCAGCAGGACGCCCTGTTTATTCTGGAAACCGTACTGATGGAATTTCCCGTCAATGAGGTTAACGTCCTGCTTCCGCAATGGGTGGAAGAACTGGACAGCGGCCACTGGTTAAGACAAAAAGTGGAAGAGTCGGTTCGCGAGACCATCCAGAACGTACGCCGTTTACGGGATATTAACGGCGCGGTGGAAAGGCTGGGGGACTACGACTTTGTCGAGTCGGTCAGTATCACCAAAATGGATATGGGTACCGGGGTGGCAGCCATTGAAATAACTTCTCCCCAGGAGCTTTTCTTCCAGGTTTTGAGCGAAGAATCGGGCTTCAGGATTAGCGGAAACCATGAACTGTTCAGACTGGTTAAAGAACTGGCCGTGGCCAAGCGGGAGTACGACAAGGTGGCCCAGGCGCTGGCGGAAGTGCGGGAAACGGGTTACGGAGTGGTAACTCCCAGCCTGGACGAAATGGTCCTGGAGGAGCCCCAGTTAATACGCCAGGGCAGCCGCTTCGGGGTCAAACTGAAGGCAACGGCTCCCTCCATTCACATGATCCGGGCGGATATTGCCACCGAAATTACTCCCATTATCGGCACTGAACGGCAGTGCGAAGAACTGGTCCGTTACATGCTCACCGAGTTTGAATCCAACCCGCAGAAGATCTGGCAGTCCGAGATATTCGGCAAGTCTGTGCATGATCTGGTCAGGGAGGGGATTCAAAACAAACTTTATCGCATGCCGGAAAATGCCCGGGCAAAACTGCAGGAAACCATTCAGCGCATCGTCAACGAGGGAAGCGGTGGTCTTATCTGCATAATTATTTAA
- a CDS encoding ABC1 kinase family protein, translated as MQFHLRKRYKHFARYREITNVLVRHGFGYLAHQLGLTEFLSLGRRHKLARRLSDKGSLRVVERPSPPERLRQALEELGPTFIKLGQMLSTRSDLLSPEYIAELEKLQDQVPPFSFAQVRERIQMELGVPLEEIFAHFEATPLAAASIGQVHRANLRDGRPVVVKVQRPGTEKILLTDIEILYDVARLVDRHGPWRELYRFEEMVEEFEKILREEMDFTVEGRHADTFRQHFAGDNTVYFPVVYWDYTTSKVLTMEYVEGVKLTHPEELARGGFDRRMVARHLAGALLRQILLHGFFHGDPHPGNLAALPGGRIAFMDFGIVGRLNEEMREKIGALVLGLVRRNTAQVVRAVEGLGVVPPHVDRAALHRDIDALREKYYEIPLSRISLAESLGDVMAVAFKYRIRVPTQFTLLVKSLVTAEGVVAQLDPELSIVEIARPMGKQLLARRFSLPGIKRLLMEHLEDYHQLLTRVPHRLDRVLDLAAGGELKIKAVNPDLDRMFGQLNAMVNRLVLGILLGSLIVGSSLLLGRGYTVLWGLPVAEAAFVVGGVLGVALIFSILRSRKF; from the coding sequence ATGCAATTTCACCTGCGCAAAAGGTACAAACATTTTGCCCGCTACCGGGAAATAACCAACGTCCTGGTGCGCCACGGTTTCGGTTATCTGGCCCACCAGTTGGGTCTTACCGAGTTCCTGAGCCTTGGCCGCCGGCACAAACTGGCTCGCCGGCTCTCCGACAAAGGGTCACTCAGGGTTGTGGAACGACCCTCCCCGCCCGAAAGGCTGCGCCAGGCCCTGGAGGAACTGGGCCCAACTTTTATCAAGCTGGGGCAGATGCTTTCCACCCGCTCCGATCTACTATCTCCGGAATATATTGCCGAACTGGAAAAGCTCCAGGACCAGGTGCCTCCTTTCTCCTTCGCCCAGGTACGGGAGCGCATTCAAATGGAGCTGGGAGTGCCCCTGGAAGAAATCTTTGCCCATTTCGAAGCTACCCCCCTGGCCGCCGCTTCCATCGGCCAGGTCCACCGGGCAAACCTGCGGGACGGCAGGCCGGTGGTGGTCAAGGTTCAGCGGCCGGGTACGGAAAAAATTCTTTTGACGGATATTGAAATCCTTTATGACGTGGCCCGGCTGGTGGACAGGCATGGACCCTGGCGGGAGCTTTATCGCTTCGAGGAAATGGTGGAGGAGTTTGAAAAGATCCTGCGGGAAGAGATGGACTTTACTGTGGAAGGGCGCCATGCCGATACCTTTCGGCAACATTTCGCCGGGGATAACACCGTCTATTTTCCGGTGGTTTACTGGGATTACACCACCAGCAAGGTGCTGACCATGGAGTACGTAGAGGGAGTCAAGCTGACCCACCCGGAAGAGTTGGCCCGCGGCGGCTTTGACCGGCGGATGGTGGCCAGGCACCTGGCCGGCGCCCTGCTGCGGCAGATCCTGCTGCACGGTTTTTTCCACGGCGACCCCCACCCGGGTAACCTAGCCGCCCTGCCCGGTGGAAGGATAGCTTTTATGGACTTTGGCATTGTGGGGCGCCTGAATGAAGAGATGCGGGAAAAAATAGGCGCTCTGGTTTTGGGGTTGGTCCGGCGCAACACTGCCCAGGTGGTACGGGCGGTGGAAGGCCTGGGTGTGGTGCCGCCCCACGTTGACCGGGCCGCCCTGCACCGGGATATCGACGCCCTGAGGGAGAAATATTATGAGATACCCTTGAGCCGGATCAGCCTGGCTGAATCTTTAGGGGATGTTATGGCAGTGGCCTTTAAATACCGTATCCGGGTTCCCACCCAGTTTACCCTGTTGGTGAAGTCCCTGGTTACTGCTGAAGGTGTAGTTGCGCAGCTTGACCCGGAATTGAGTATCGTGGAGATTGCCCGTCCCATGGGCAAACAGTTGTTGGCGCGCCGTTTCAGCCTGCCGGGGATAAAGAGGCTGCTCATGGAACACCTGGAGGATTACCACCAGCTTTTGACCAGGGTGCCCCACCGCCTGGACAGGGTGCTGGACCTGGCCGCAGGGGGTGAATTAAAAATAAAAGCGGTAAACCCGGACCTGGACCGCATGTTTGGCCAGCTCAACGCCATGGTTAACCGCCTGGTCCTGGGAATCCTTTTGGGTTCTTTGATCGTGGGTTCTTCTTTGCTGCTGGGGCGGGGTTACACCGTTCTCTGGGGCTTGCCCGTAGCAGAGGCTGCCTTTGTTGTCGGGGGAGTGCTGGGCGTGGCCCTGATCTTTTCCATTTTACGCTCACGGAAATTTTAG